One part of the Aspergillus luchuensis IFO 4308 DNA, chromosome 5, nearly complete sequence genome encodes these proteins:
- a CDS encoding DEAD/DEAH box helicase (BUSCO:EOG09261CM0;~COG:A;~EggNog:ENOG410PGMY;~InterPro:IPR027417,IPR014001,IPR001650,IPR006935;~PFAM:PF00271,PF00270,PF04851;~SMCOG1122:ATP-dependent RNA helicase;~antiSMASH:Cluster_5.8;~go_function: GO:0003677 - DNA binding [Evidence IEA];~go_function: GO:0005524 - ATP binding [Evidence IEA];~go_function: GO:0016787 - hydrolase activity [Evidence IEA]), translating into MDRLRQKLGRYPVSSVLRALRGPRGSLTSIHYPHLRFRSTVTSDALPSAITAPAEPPLIVLRDYQEECIQSVLDHLAQGHKRLGVSLATGAGKTVIFTQLIGRIPPRNGVHDKTLILVHRRELVEQAARHCRLAYPNRVVEIEMGNSVASGSGDIIIASIRSLTSKDRISKFDPRRFKLVLVDEAHHIVAPTYRVALEHFGLNNPSPDSPALVGVSATFSRFDGLKLGAAIDHIVYHKDYMDMIDEKWLSNAIFTTVRSEANLSRVRKDKFGDFAISSLSEAVNTTRTNDITVRAWLANAHDRKSTLVFCVDVEHTRQLTEAFRALGFDARYITAGTPRDVRDEQLRAFRNQEYPVLLNCGLFTEGTDIPNIDCVLLARPTRSRNLLIQMIGRGLRLHPGKKDCHIIDMVATLDTGVLSTPTLFGLHPDELLESARAKDLREKKDASTGAEDRTDYPPETNTPTEEPDTTDDVKLTFTKYDTIYDLIHDMKSEKHIRSLSRYAWVRVDEDKYTLSDSTGWITLEKTKNTSNKGQKADPSATYTVHHVMKFKSATESTQYTRPRLIATGMDFESTVRAADTFAASEFDERYISTRQPWRQHPATSAQVTMLNKAKIRNGRIAPGDLTRGQAADLITKLKFGGKKRFASRQKKRRAADEKAQELAELRRREQVRVGPVEG; encoded by the coding sequence ATGGATCGCCTTCGCCAGAAACTGGGGAGATATCCCGTTTCCAGCGTCCTGAGGGCTTTAAGAGGTCCGCGGGGGTCCCTTACGTCGATCCATTATCCGCACCTGCGCTTCCGCTCTACAGTAACATCCGACGCTCTTCCCTCAGCAATTACAGCCCCAGCAGAACCCCCGCTGATTGTTCTCCGCGACTACCAAGAAGAATGCATCCAGTCGGTGCTGGATCATCTGGCCCAGGGTCACAAACGTCTAGGTGTCTCGCTTGCCACAGGCGCGGGGAAGACGGTCATCTTCACCCAATTAATCGGACGAATACCGCCGCGTAATGGTGTCCATGACAAGACCCTTATCCTGGTTCACCGAAGAGAGCTAGTCGAGCAAGCTGCCCGACACTGCCGCCTTGCCTACCCCAATCGAGTTGTAGAGATTGAGATGGGTAATAGTGTCGCCTCCGGTTCTGGGGATATCATCATTGCTTCCATACGGAGTCTCACCTCCAAGGATAGGATCTCCAAATTTGATCCTAGACGTTTTAAACTTGTCTTGGTAGATGAGGCACATCATATTGTTGCACCGACGTACCGGGTTGCACTAGAACATTTCGGCCTCAATAACCCTTCGCCAGACTCGCCGGCTCTTGTCGGAGTCTCTGCCACGTTCTCACGCTTCGATGGACTCAAACTAGGTGCCGCAATCGACCATATAGTATATCACAAGGATTACATGGATATGATTGACGAAAAGTGGCTCTCCAATGCCATCTTTACCACTGTTCGGTCAGAAGCCAATCTCTCACGCGTTAGGAAGGACAAATTCGGTGACTTCGCTATCAGCTCGCTCTCTGAAGCCGTCAATACCACGAGAACCAATGATATCACTGTACGCGCATGGCTGGCTAACGCACATGATCGAAAGTCTACACTGGTATTTTGTGTCGACGTTGAACACACCAGACAGCTTACTGAGGCGTTCCGCGCATTGGGCTTTGACGCTCGGTATATCACGGCGGGAACTCCAAGGGATGTGCGCGATGAACAGCTGCGTGCTTTCAGGAATCAGGAGTATCCCGTGCTTCTCAACTGTGGCTTATTCACAGAAGGTACAGATATTCCCAATATTGACTGCGTCCTGCTGGCGCGTCCGACACGGTCTCGGAATCTTCTCATACAGATGATCGGACGAGGCTTACGACTGCACCCTGGGAAGAAGGACTGCCATATAATTGACATGGTGGCTACCCTGGACACTGGTGTCCTTTCTACCCCTACACTCTTTGGACTACACCCAGACGAACTTCTAGAAAGCGCGAGAGCAAAGGAcctgagagagaagaaggatgccTCAACGGGTGCCGAAGATCGCACCGATTATCCGCCAGAGACAAACACACCCACTGAGGAACCCGACACAACCGACGACGTCAAACTCACCTTCACCAAGTACGATACCATCTACGACCTCATTCATGATATGAAGTCTGAGAAACATATCCGGTCCCTCAGCCGCTACGCCTGGGTCCGCGTAGATGAGGATAAATACACACTGTCTGACTCAACAGGATGGATAACCCTCGAGAAGACTAAGAACACATCTAACAAGGGACAAAAAGCTGATCCGTCAGCTACATACACAGTTCACCATGTGATGAAGTTCAAGTCTGCTACCGAATCGACCCAATACACTCGACCACGTCTGATCGCTACTGGCATGGACTTTGAATCCACAGTTCGTGCCGCTGATACCTTCGCAGCCTCTGAGTTTGATGAAAGGTATATCTCCACCCGGCAGCCCTGGCGTCAGCATCCGGCCACTTCAGCACAGGTAACGATGTTAAATAAAGCCAAGATTCGGAATGGACGGATTGCGCCTGGAGATTTGACCCGGGGCCAGGCCGCAGACCTGATTACGAAGCTCAAGTTTGGTGGAAAGAAGCGGTTCGCGAGCAGGCAGAAAAAGCGACGGGCTGCTGATGAGAAAGCACAGGAGTTGGCCGAACTCCGGAGACGCGAACAGGTGAGGGTAGGACCTGTGGAGGGATGA